In the Euphorbia lathyris chromosome 5, ddEupLath1.1, whole genome shotgun sequence genome, one interval contains:
- the LOC136231227 gene encoding uncharacterized protein, with amino-acid sequence MVGCAAFMWGTKGSEDLEAFYPVRPECQADVPKARFKPRAGKTLSARRWHAAFSEDGHLDIAKVLRRIQRGGVHPTIKGLVWEFLLGCYDPNSTFEERNQLRQQRREQYGTWKTECQNIFPVIGSGKYITTPIITDDGQPIIDPSANNDQVGNLDAVSDNRVIQWMLALHQIGLDVVRTDRTLVFYESDTNQAKLWDVLSIYAWTDNDIGYVQGMNDICSPMVILLENEADAFWCFDRAMRRMKENFRSSSTSMGVQTQLSTLSQIIKTVDPKLHQHLEELDAGEYLFAFRMLMVLFRRELTFMDALYLWELMFAMEYNPRIFSEYEKSSSATEKTEEPINDKLLKQCGKFERKNVETGVAVDQQNALAIFLVASVLETKNKRILKEAKGLDDVVQILADTTGSLDAKKVCTEALKIHKKYLSKAKKP; translated from the exons ATGGTCGGTTGTGCGGCATTCATGTGGGGAACAAAAGGATCAGAAGATTTAGAGGCTTTCTACCCGGTCAGACCTGAATGTCAAGCTGATGTTCCTAAGGCCCGTTTCAAGCCTCGG GCTGGGAAAACTCTTAGTGCAAGAAGGTGGCACGCTGCATTCTCTGAAGATGGTCATTTGGATATTGCAAAAGTGCTTAGACGGATCCAGAGAGGG GGTGTTCATCCTACAATTAAAGGATTAGTGTGGGAGTTTTTGTTAGGATGCTATGATCCTAATAGCACATTTGAGGAAAGGAATCAGCTTAGGCAACAAAGAAG GGAGCAGTATGGAACATGGAAAACTGAATGTCAAAATATATTTCCAGTCATTGGTAGTGGCAAGTATATCACAACGCCTATTATTACTGATGATGGCCAACCAATAATAGATCCTTCGGCAAATAATGATCAAGTAGGGAATTTGGATGCTGTTTCAGATAACAGAGTCATTCAGTGGATGCTCGCCTTGCATCAAATTG GTCTGGATGTAGTTCGGACAGACCGAACACTCGTCTTTTATGAGAGTGATACAAACCAGGCAAAACTTTGGGATGTTCTTTCAATTTATGCATGGACGGATAATGATATTGGCTATGTCCAAG GAATGAATGATATTTGCTCTCCAATGGTAATTCTTCTTGAAAATGAAGCAGATGCATTTTGGTGCTTTGATCGTGCAATGAGGAGAATG AAAGAAAACTTCAGGAGCAGTTCGACTTCAATGGGGGTGCAAACTCAGCTCAGTACACTTTCACAAATAATTAAAACTGTTGACCCCAAGCTTCATCAACACCTTG AGGAGCTCGATGCTGGCGAGTATTTGTTTGCATTTCGCATGTTGATGGTACTTTTTCGAAGAGAGTTAACCTTTATGGATGCTCTGTATCTTTGGGAG CTGATGTTTGCCATGGAGTACAACCCTAGAATCTTCTCCGAATATGAGAAATCTAGTAGTGCCACGGAAAAGACCGAGGAACCTATAAATGACAAGCTGCTGAAGCAGTGTGGGAAATTTGAGAGGAAAAATGTAGAGACTGGAGTTGCAGTTGATCAACAGAATGCACTTGCTATTTTTCTTGTTGCAAGTGTTCTTGAGACGAAGAACAAGAGAATTCTAAAGGAAGCTAAGGGTCTAGATGATGTTGTTCAG ATATTGGCCGATACTACGGGAAGTTTGGATGCTAAAAAAGTATGTACTGAGGCATTGAAGATTCATAAGAAGTACCTGAGCAAG GCAAAAAAGCCATAG